A genomic stretch from Kribbella amoyensis includes:
- a CDS encoding DNA glycosylase AlkZ-like family protein, protein MAQRLAVTHGQAVRYRLAVNHLARRLPPGTYAEAAYAGLQDTAPRDALIGLHARVADCEPSAWEHADPNLRGACASGRIALRWTTSALYVREVPRPDIDFLEAHKELCRRHVHAFGPTTPEVFAWWSGLARDDADEVWRLLADELLLVELEGRPAWILATDEPALRDSPVAAGPRYLVASDLRLVGQDRYRLFVGPGQKRRHHLYDTFHPHGLLLDGRLAGTWGRRGGQVDLRVDGSLSDEDRAAVEAEALSVPIPGATMSIAITEYAVVR, encoded by the coding sequence ATGGCACAGAGACTCGCGGTGACCCACGGTCAGGCCGTCCGCTATCGGTTGGCTGTGAACCATCTCGCCCGCCGCCTCCCACCCGGGACGTACGCCGAGGCCGCGTACGCCGGGCTGCAGGACACCGCGCCCCGTGATGCGTTGATAGGTCTGCACGCTCGGGTCGCCGACTGCGAACCCTCTGCCTGGGAGCACGCCGACCCGAATCTCCGGGGTGCCTGCGCGAGCGGACGGATCGCGCTGCGCTGGACGACCAGCGCGCTGTACGTCCGCGAGGTCCCGCGCCCGGACATCGACTTCCTCGAGGCCCACAAGGAACTCTGCCGACGCCACGTCCACGCGTTCGGACCGACGACGCCCGAGGTCTTCGCGTGGTGGTCAGGGTTGGCACGCGACGACGCGGACGAGGTCTGGCGGCTACTCGCGGACGAGCTGCTCCTGGTCGAGCTCGAAGGACGACCGGCCTGGATCCTCGCGACCGACGAGCCGGCTCTCCGCGATTCCCCGGTAGCGGCCGGGCCGCGGTACCTGGTCGCGTCGGATCTGCGGTTGGTCGGCCAGGACCGGTACAGGTTGTTCGTCGGACCAGGGCAGAAGCGACGACACCACCTGTACGACACGTTCCATCCCCACGGGCTGCTCCTGGACGGCCGACTCGCCGGTACCTGGGGCCGCCGGGGCGGTCAGGTCGATCTGCGGGTGGACGGTTCGTTGTCCGACGAGGACCGCGCCGCTGTCGAGGCCGAGGCGCTCTCGGTACCGATCCCCGGGGCGACCATGTCGATCGCGATCACGGAGTACGCCGTGGTCAGGTGA